The Streptococcus gwangjuense nucleotide sequence CATAGTCAGAACCAACCATGCCACGACGCTCAAAATAATCCGCAATCAGAGGAGCTCCCATCAAATGATCCACAGGAATATCAAAGAACCCTTGAATCTGCGCAGCATGCAAGTCGATTGTCAATAAACGATCTACCCCAGCTACTTCAAGCATATTTGCGACAAGTTTTGAAGTGATTGGCTCACGCGCTCTCGCCTTTCTATCCTGACGTGCATACCCATAGTAAGGCATGACAACATTGACAGATTCTGCACTCGCACGCTTCAAAGCATCTACCATAATCAAAATTTCAAGCAGATTGTCATTTACAGGCGAACTAGTTGATTGTAGGATAAAGACGTGTTTCCCACGGATTGATTCTTCGATGTTGACCTGAATCTCTCCATCTGAAAATTGACGAACACTTGATTTCCCCAACTCTATCCCAATCTCCTGCGCTACACGTTCTGCCAATTCTTGATTAGAAGAAAGGGCAAACAGCTTTAAATCAGAAAAAGACATGATTTCCTCCGGTATATATGTATCGCTTGTGCTTTTCACAAGATTTTTCCATCTACCATTGTAGCGCTTTTTGCACTATTTTTCAATCAAAAATAAAAGAAGGGCACCATATTTGTACCCTTGCATCATTCTTTTCAAAAATATTCTAGTTCATCAACTCATTATGCTTCTCAACAAAGCGATAAGCCTGATAAAAACCATAGAGAGTAATAGCCGTAACCAATGGAATCGCTAATGGCAACTCTGTCTCCAACTCCACAAAAGGAGAGTTAAACAGGAAGTGAGTTCCCAAGGCTAAACCTAGGAAAATAAGCCCCTGTTTCTTGCCAACCTTCTGTCCTTTATAGGCTCTGTAAAGCAAGTAAACACCTACTACCGCCAAACCTGAAAAAGTCCAGTGAGAAGCAATTCCTGAGATAATACGCTCTAAAATTCTCGAAATAGTAAAGTCAAATCCCTCTGGTAAATCCGTACGAATGTAGCCAATATCCTCAATCATTTGGAATCCCAAACCAGAAGCAATCCCTAGTAAAAACAAAGATTTTAATTTTCGCACAGGAATCAAAGCTAAAACAAAAACAAGTGGCAACAATTTCAAGGGTTCTTCTACCAAAGGAGCCACAATCGCACTTTCAAAGGCATTTAAAAATGCACTATCTGGGAAAAGAACCCCCAATAAATCATGGATATAGGTATTAGCAAAGCTAGACAACCAGCCTGCAAGGAACATCCCACCCAATAAAGACAAGATCAAGGAGTTCTTTGGCAATTCCCATTTTTTCCCAATACGGAAAAGGAAATAAAGAGCCGGAATCATGTAAAAGAGAGCTAGAAAGATAGAAACTCCCAGTAGGCCATATTCCGCACCTGACATCGAACCATCCGTATAGTAGATGGTTTCATACTGTAAACCAATACATAGCAATAAAATAAAAATAAATAAAATACTGTTTTTCTTCATACACTTTCTTTCTAAATGAAGTGTTTATAATTCTACGACTGTCATACTTCCTGTATCCACATCGTAAATAGCACCAGAGATAATGACATCGTCTGGTATTAGGGGAGACTCGATAAGAAGTTGCATGTCCTCGCGTACACTCTCCTCTATATCTTGGAAGGGCAAGAAGTCCTGATCTGACACATCGACACCTAGTTCCTCTTTTAAATACTCCTGAAAAGGACCATTTTCAAAGGTCTGAGCACCACAGTCTGTATGGTGCAATACCACAATCTCTCTTGTCCCCATTTGTTGCTGGGAAATAACCAGCGAACGAATCATGTCCTCAGTCACTCGGCCACCTGCATTCCGCAAGATATGAGCATCCCCAAGTGCCAAACCTAGAGCTTGTGCAACGTGCAGACGTGAGTCCATACAGGTCACAATGGCTACTCTGGTTTTGGGTTTAAGTGGCAGATTTAACTGCCCATGTAGGGCAACATAAGCCTGATTAGCTTGCATAAACTGTTCAAAATACGACACGATTCCCTCCTCGAAAATTTGATAGTCAAATATTTCTCCTATCTTATCATTTTTAAGAAGATTTGTCACGGATTATGCAAAGACCTTTTTCAAAACTTCCTGAATCGTTGTCACTCCAATAACCTGAATTTCCTTAGGCGGAGTGATTCCTGTCAAGGAATTCTTAGGTACATAAATTTTAGTAAAACCCAGTTTAGCAGCTTCATTAATGCGCTGCTCAATACGATTCACGCGCCGAATTTCTCCTGTCAAGCCCAGTTCTCCCACAAAACATTCCTGAGGATTAGTTGGCTTGTCCTTGTAGCTCGAAGCAATGGCAACTGCAACGGCCAAGTCAATGGCAGGTTCATCCAATTTGACACCGCCAGCAGATTTGAGATAGGCGTCCTGATTTTGCAAGAGAAGACCTGCCCGCTTTTCCAAAACAGCCATAATCAAGCTAGCACGGTTAAAATCAAGTCCCGTCGTCGTACGCTTGGCATTTCCAAACATGGTCGGTGTCACCAAAGCCTGAACCTCCGCCAAAATCGGACGCGTCCCTTCCATGGTCACAACGATTGATGAACCAGTTGCTCCATCCAAACGCTCTTCTAAGAAAACTTGACTCGGATTGAGTACCTCAACCAATCCACCCGACTGCATCTCAAAAATCCCAATCTCATTAGTGGAGCCAAAACGGTTTTTGACCGCTCTTAAAATACGGAAGGTATGGTGGCGCTCCCCTTCAAAGTAAAGCACCGTATCCACCATATGCTCCAACATACGAGGACCAGCCAAGGTTCCTTCCTTGGTTACATGCCCTACGATAAAGATAGCAATATTATTGGTCTTGGCCAGTTGCATGAGCTCAGCCGTCACCTCACGCACTTGAGAAACAGATCCCTGCACCCCTGAAATCTCAGGAGACATAATAGTCTGAATGGAGTCAATAATGAGGAAGTCTGGTTGGATGCGCTCCACCTCAGCTCGAACACTCTGCATATTGGTCTCTGCATAGAGATAAAACTCGCTATCAATATCACCCAAACGCTCTGCACGTAGTTTAATCTGCTGGGCAGACTCCTCCCCACTGACATAGAGAACCGTCCCCACTTGAGATAGCTGGGTTGAAACTTGTAGGAGAAGGGTTGATTTCCCAATTCCAGGATCCCCACCGATAAGAACAA carries:
- a CDS encoding ribose-phosphate diphosphokinase; the encoded protein is MSFSDLKLFALSSNQELAERVAQEIGIELGKSSVRQFSDGEIQVNIEESIRGKHVFILQSTSSPVNDNLLEILIMVDALKRASAESVNVVMPYYGYARQDRKARAREPITSKLVANMLEVAGVDRLLTIDLHAAQIQGFFDIPVDHLMGAPLIADYFERRGMVGSDYVVVSPDHGGVTRARKLAEFLKTSIAIIDKRRSVDKMNTSEVMNIIGKVEGKTCILIDDMIDTAGTICHAADALAEAGAVEVYASCTHPVLSGPAMDNIQKSAIKKLVVLDTIYLPEERLIDKIEQISIAHLLGDAIVRIHEKRPLSPLFSIEKKI
- a CDS encoding beta-class carbonic anhydrase, giving the protein MSYFEQFMQANQAYVALHGQLNLPLKPKTRVAIVTCMDSRLHVAQALGLALGDAHILRNAGGRVTEDMIRSLVISQQQMGTREIVVLHHTDCGAQTFENGPFQEYLKEELGVDVSDQDFLPFQDIEESVREDMQLLIESPLIPDDVIISGAIYDVDTGSMTVVEL
- the radA gene encoding DNA repair protein RadA, translated to MAKKKATFVCQNCGYNSPKYLGRCPNCGSWSSFVEEVEVAEVKNARVSLTGEKTKPMKLAEVTSINVNRTKTEMEEFNRVLGGGVVPGSLVLIGGDPGIGKSTLLLQVSTQLSQVGTVLYVSGEESAQQIKLRAERLGDIDSEFYLYAETNMQSVRAEVERIQPDFLIIDSIQTIMSPEISGVQGSVSQVREVTAELMQLAKTNNIAIFIVGHVTKEGTLAGPRMLEHMVDTVLYFEGERHHTFRILRAVKNRFGSTNEIGIFEMQSGGLVEVLNPSQVFLEERLDGATGSSIVVTMEGTRPILAEVQALVTPTMFGNAKRTTTGLDFNRASLIMAVLEKRAGLLLQNQDAYLKSAGGVKLDEPAIDLAVAVAIASSYKDKPTNPQECFVGELGLTGEIRRVNRIEQRINEAAKLGFTKIYVPKNSLTGITPPKEIQVIGVTTIQEVLKKVFA
- a CDS encoding PrsW family intramembrane metalloprotease, with the translated sequence MKKNSILFIFILLLCIGLQYETIYYTDGSMSGAEYGLLGVSIFLALFYMIPALYFLFRIGKKWELPKNSLILSLLGGMFLAGWLSSFANTYIHDLLGVLFPDSAFLNAFESAIVAPLVEEPLKLLPLVFVLALIPVRKLKSLFLLGIASGLGFQMIEDIGYIRTDLPEGFDFTISRILERIISGIASHWTFSGLAVVGVYLLYRAYKGQKVGKKQGLIFLGLALGTHFLFNSPFVELETELPLAIPLVTAITLYGFYQAYRFVEKHNELMN